The Proteus vulgaris genome has a segment encoding these proteins:
- a CDS encoding Protein of uncharacterised function (DUF2474) encodes MKKAITDPQIQSNPSLLKKWGWLITIWFCSVLALFAVSSLFRFLMTLAGMKVK; translated from the coding sequence ATGAAGAAGGCTATCACTGATCCACAAATACAAAGTAACCCCTCATTATTAAAAAAGTGGGGATGGTTAATTACAATTTGGTTTTGTAGCGTTTTAGCTTTATTTGCGGTGTCTTCTCTTTTTCGTTTCTTAATGACACTTGCAGGAATGAAAGTGAAGTAA
- the yhaH gene encoding Inner membrane protein yhaH has protein sequence MNWYLEVIKNNYANFSGRARRKEYWMFTLVNTIIITILYAILISSIDMNTGEMSGLGSIIGIVLGIYSLAIIVPSLAVTIRRFHDQDKSGWMFLLAFIPAIGGLIVFVFMCLEGTKGDNRFGPDPKA, from the coding sequence ATGAATTGGTACTTAGAAGTTATTAAAAATAATTACGCTAATTTTTCAGGGCGTGCGCGTAGAAAAGAATACTGGATGTTTACCTTAGTAAATACCATTATTATTACCATCTTATATGCTATTCTAATTTCATCAATAGATATGAATACAGGTGAAATGAGTGGTTTAGGTTCAATTATTGGTATTGTTTTAGGTATTTATTCTTTAGCTATTATCGTACCTAGCCTTGCGGTGACTATTCGTCGCTTCCATGACCAAGATAAATCGGGTTGGATGTTCTTACTTGCCTTTATTCCTGCCATTGGTGGATTAATCGTTTTTGTCTTTATGTGTCTTGAAGGAACTAAAGGCGACAACAGATTTGGCCCAGATCCTAAAGCCTAA
- the viuB gene encoding iron utilization protein, which produces MSNSKTPQEKNIYKPAPPRLVQVKRITDVTPGMRCITFTSDDLDTYPADTAGAHLKIFLPLEGQTKPTVPSFSEKGPKWPEGEPRSIVRTYSVRAIRPEQKELDIEFAVHEDAGPAIHFALNAKPGDFIGITNPGGPDPLLAPASHYYMAADPSSLPALMALIETMQPNVRGKVVIRVEDETHRQEIKCPRGLEIIWLIGSVEEQTQNLINEFMSWKLPAEDVAFWIAGEDKIIRALRRHIRRDNGYDRSLIYAIPYWRFGYDEEGYHAERHHVMDNEDVS; this is translated from the coding sequence GTGAGTAACTCCAAAACACCTCAAGAAAAAAATATTTATAAACCAGCACCTCCTCGCTTAGTTCAAGTAAAACGCATTACTGATGTCACTCCTGGAATGCGCTGTATTACCTTTACCAGTGATGATTTAGATACTTACCCTGCTGATACTGCGGGCGCACATCTGAAAATATTTTTACCCTTAGAAGGCCAAACTAAACCAACAGTACCCAGTTTTTCTGAAAAAGGCCCTAAATGGCCTGAAGGTGAACCAAGGTCGATTGTCCGCACTTATAGTGTTCGAGCCATTCGCCCAGAGCAGAAAGAGTTAGATATTGAATTTGCCGTTCATGAAGATGCTGGCCCCGCTATTCATTTTGCGCTAAATGCTAAACCAGGTGACTTTATTGGCATCACTAATCCGGGAGGGCCAGACCCTCTATTAGCGCCAGCTTCACATTATTATATGGCAGCCGATCCAAGTTCATTACCAGCCTTGATGGCTTTAATTGAAACCATGCAACCTAATGTTCGAGGAAAAGTCGTTATCCGAGTAGAAGACGAAACGCATCGCCAAGAAATTAAATGTCCTCGTGGTTTAGAGATAATCTGGTTGATTGGCTCAGTTGAAGAACAAACTCAAAACTTAATTAATGAATTTATGTCCTGGAAATTACCTGCTGAAGATGTTGCGTTTTGGATTGCCGGTGAAGATAAAATTATTCGTGCATTAAGGCGCCATATTCGCCGTGATAACGGCTATGATCGTAGCTTAATTTATGCAATCCCTTATTGGCGCTTTGGTTACGACGAAGAAGGCTATCACGCTGAACGTCATCATGTAATGGATAACGAAGATGTAAGCTAA
- the ydcR gene encoding GntR-family transcriptional regulator, with protein MTRYEQLAAQIRQQIEDNIWQSGDRLPSLRDTVKQSGLSLMTVLQSYQLLESQGWITARPQSGYYVAHRNTRFGQVTASKGLHMSENVEISASIFNVLQACKDPEIIPFGSAFPDPSLFIQPKLSSALASAARHLAPQSSVINLPPGNEKLRRNIAQRYALQGIHVSPDDIVITAGAMESLSFSLQAVTEPGDWVVIESPAFYGALQAIERLRLKALAIRTDPVTGICLDELEKVVEQYDIKACWLMSHCQNPLGGTMPDENKIRLVDILAKKQITLIEDDVYGELYNSQKAPMPVKGFDKTNSVLHCASFSKCLAPGFRVGWVAAGKHATKIQQLQMMSTVSASMPTQQAIADYLSQGGYDTHLRRLRLLLEQRRYRMLQAIQMHLPEDVKVNIPTGGYFLWLEFESTFDANKLYHFALERGVSIAPGSMFSTSSQFNHAFRLNSSFQWNSRTEKGIEIIGEGCRKLRRK; from the coding sequence ATGACTCGATATGAACAGCTTGCAGCGCAAATACGCCAACAAATTGAAGATAATATTTGGCAATCTGGTGACCGTTTACCGTCATTGCGAGATACAGTGAAACAGTCTGGTTTAAGTTTAATGACGGTTTTACAATCGTATCAGTTATTAGAAAGTCAAGGATGGATAACGGCGCGACCACAATCTGGTTATTATGTTGCACATCGCAATACACGCTTTGGTCAAGTGACTGCCAGTAAAGGGCTACACATGAGTGAAAATGTTGAAATCAGTGCATCTATTTTTAATGTACTTCAAGCGTGTAAAGATCCTGAAATTATTCCTTTTGGGTCTGCTTTCCCTGATCCTAGCTTATTTATTCAGCCTAAGTTAAGTAGTGCGTTAGCGTCTGCTGCGAGACATCTTGCACCTCAAAGTTCAGTAATAAATTTGCCTCCAGGAAATGAAAAGTTACGCCGTAACATTGCACAACGCTATGCGTTACAAGGAATTCATGTCTCTCCAGATGATATTGTGATTACAGCGGGTGCAATGGAATCACTGAGTTTTAGTTTGCAAGCTGTTACCGAACCTGGCGATTGGGTGGTGATTGAATCACCTGCGTTTTATGGTGCATTACAAGCAATTGAACGTTTACGCTTAAAAGCGCTTGCAATTAGAACCGATCCTGTCACTGGAATTTGTTTAGATGAACTCGAAAAAGTGGTTGAGCAATATGATATTAAAGCCTGCTGGTTGATGAGTCATTGTCAAAATCCATTAGGTGGAACAATGCCAGATGAAAATAAAATAAGGCTGGTGGATATTTTGGCGAAGAAGCAGATAACGCTCATCGAAGATGATGTGTATGGCGAGCTCTATAACAGTCAGAAAGCGCCGATGCCTGTAAAAGGATTTGATAAAACGAATAGCGTATTACATTGTGCTTCTTTTTCTAAATGCTTGGCGCCAGGATTTCGTGTGGGTTGGGTTGCGGCAGGTAAACACGCAACAAAAATACAGCAATTACAAATGATGAGTACGGTTTCTGCGAGTATGCCGACACAGCAAGCCATTGCAGATTATTTATCACAAGGTGGTTACGACACACATCTTCGCCGATTAAGATTATTATTAGAACAAAGGCGCTATCGTATGTTGCAAGCTATACAGATGCATTTACCTGAGGATGTAAAAGTGAATATTCCAACTGGAGGGTATTTTCTTTGGTTAGAATTTGAATCAACATTTGATGCGAATAAGCTTTATCACTTTGCATTGGAAAGGGGAGTCAGTATTGCACCCGGATCTATGTTTTCCACCAGCTCGCAATTTAACCATGCATTTCGTTTAAATTCTTCTTTTCAGTGGAATAGCCGAACAGAAAAAGGAATAGAAATTATCGGTGAAGGATGCAGAAAATTACGACGTAAATAG
- the cydB_2 gene encoding cytochrome oxidase subunit II, whose product MGIDLPVIWFVIIVFSTLMYIVMDGFDLGIGMLYPFIKSNQDRDLMMNTVAPVWDGNETWLVLGGAALFGAFPLAYAVILDALAMPLTLMLVALIFRGVAFEFRFKADDNHKGFWDKSFIFGSILATFMQGIVVGSVVQGLPVVNRTFVGNYFDWLSPFALFCGLGLVIAYSLLGCGWLIMKTEGHLQQSLYKVAKPLTLVMLIVIAMVSAWTPLAQPAIAERWFKLPNLFFFLPVPLLVLYSTWLILRSIKKQGHYLPFFGALALIFLGFAGLGISIWPNIIPPAISFVEASAPPESQGFMLVGALFIIPIILVYTFWSYYVFRGKTNYEEGYH is encoded by the coding sequence ATGGGAATTGATCTGCCCGTTATTTGGTTCGTCATCATCGTATTTAGTACATTAATGTACATTGTAATGGACGGTTTCGATCTCGGTATCGGTATGCTCTACCCATTTATTAAAAGCAATCAAGATCGTGACTTAATGATGAATACGGTTGCTCCTGTATGGGATGGTAACGAAACATGGTTAGTCTTAGGGGGTGCCGCATTATTTGGTGCATTTCCGCTCGCTTATGCCGTTATTCTTGATGCATTAGCAATGCCTTTAACCCTAATGCTTGTTGCGTTGATATTTCGGGGTGTCGCCTTTGAATTTCGTTTTAAAGCCGATGATAACCACAAAGGCTTTTGGGATAAATCCTTTATTTTTGGATCAATCTTAGCCACCTTCATGCAGGGTATTGTCGTTGGTAGCGTTGTTCAAGGTTTACCTGTTGTTAATCGTACCTTTGTAGGTAATTATTTTGATTGGCTGTCACCTTTTGCACTCTTTTGTGGTTTGGGTTTAGTTATCGCCTATTCTTTATTAGGGTGTGGTTGGTTAATTATGAAAACTGAAGGCCACTTACAGCAAAGTCTATATAAAGTCGCTAAACCGCTGACGCTAGTGATGCTTATTGTAATTGCTATGGTTAGTGCATGGACACCACTAGCACAACCTGCTATTGCGGAGCGTTGGTTCAAGCTACCTAACTTGTTCTTCTTTTTACCTGTTCCACTTTTAGTGCTATACAGCACATGGTTGATTTTACGTTCAATAAAAAAACAAGGGCACTATCTTCCTTTCTTTGGTGCGCTAGCTTTAATTTTCTTAGGTTTTGCCGGATTAGGTATCAGCATTTGGCCTAATATTATTCCACCTGCCATTAGTTTTGTGGAAGCTTCCGCCCCACCAGAAAGCCAAGGATTTATGTTAGTTGGCGCACTGTTTATTATCCCAATTATTCTCGTTTATACATTCTGGAGTTATTACGTTTTCAGAGGAAAAACCAATTATGAAGAAGGCTATCACTGA
- the cydA_2 gene encoding cytochrome oxidase subunit I: MLGLSAFDLARIQFAFTVSFHIIFPAITIGLASFLAVLEGLWLKTRNKDYLALFHFWSKIFAVNFAMGVVSGLVMAYQFGTNWSFFSDFAGSITGPLLTYEVLTAFFLEAGFLGVMLFGWNKVGEKLHFFATCMVALGTLMSTFWILASNSWMQTPQGFEIINNQVVPVDWIAVIFNPSFPYRLAHMGVAAFLASAFFIAASAAWHILKGHKTSAMKKMLSMSLWMILILAPIQALIGDVHGLNTLKHQPAKIAAIEGHWENKPGEATPLILFGMPDMDDEETKYKIEIPYLGSMILTHSLEKQVPALKEFPKEDRPNSLIVFWSFRIMVGLGMLMILVGVWGTWLRYKKKLYESKTFLRLTFLMAPSGLIAILAGWFTTEVGRQPWVVYGIQRTRDAVSAHGEMHMSISLLIFFVVYGSVFGIGYAYMLRLIRKGTSEVNHGN, from the coding sequence ATGCTTGGGTTAAGTGCCTTTGATTTGGCGCGTATCCAATTTGCGTTTACAGTTTCTTTTCATATTATCTTCCCTGCAATTACTATCGGACTGGCTAGTTTTTTAGCCGTTTTGGAAGGTTTATGGTTAAAAACTCGCAATAAGGATTATTTAGCGTTATTCCATTTTTGGTCAAAAATATTCGCTGTTAACTTTGCCATGGGAGTTGTCTCTGGTTTGGTAATGGCCTATCAATTTGGAACCAATTGGAGCTTTTTTTCTGACTTTGCGGGCTCGATTACTGGCCCTTTGCTGACTTATGAAGTACTTACAGCCTTCTTCTTAGAAGCTGGATTCTTAGGTGTAATGCTGTTTGGTTGGAATAAAGTGGGTGAAAAACTTCACTTTTTTGCAACCTGCATGGTTGCATTAGGCACATTGATGTCAACGTTTTGGATTTTGGCATCAAATAGCTGGATGCAAACACCACAAGGATTTGAAATCATTAATAATCAAGTCGTGCCAGTAGACTGGATTGCGGTTATTTTTAATCCCTCTTTCCCTTATCGTCTCGCACATATGGGTGTAGCTGCGTTCTTAGCTTCCGCTTTCTTTATTGCAGCTTCTGCTGCATGGCATATCCTTAAAGGCCATAAAACATCAGCAATGAAAAAGATGCTTTCAATGTCTTTGTGGATGATTTTAATTCTAGCCCCAATTCAAGCACTCATTGGTGATGTTCATGGTTTAAATACCTTAAAACATCAACCAGCAAAAATTGCAGCAATTGAAGGTCATTGGGAAAACAAACCGGGTGAAGCCACACCATTGATCCTTTTCGGTATGCCAGATATGGATGATGAAGAGACAAAATATAAGATAGAAATTCCTTATCTTGGTAGCATGATCTTAACCCACAGTTTAGAAAAGCAGGTTCCTGCACTCAAAGAATTCCCTAAAGAAGATAGACCTAATTCACTCATTGTATTCTGGTCATTCCGCATTATGGTTGGCCTTGGCATGTTAATGATTTTAGTTGGTGTTTGGGGAACATGGTTACGTTATAAGAAAAAACTTTATGAATCTAAAACGTTCTTACGGTTAACTTTTTTAATGGCGCCATCAGGTCTTATCGCTATCCTTGCAGGATGGTTTACTACTGAAGTTGGACGCCAGCCTTGGGTAGTCTATGGCATACAACGAACTCGAGATGCCGTCTCTGCACATGGCGAAATGCATATGAGCATAAGCCTGCTGATCTTCTTTGTTGTTTATGGCTCTGTGTTCGGTATCGGATATGCCTATATGTTAAGACTGATCCGCAAAGGTACTTCGGAGGTTAATCATGGGAATTGA